From Etheostoma cragini isolate CJK2018 chromosome 14, CSU_Ecrag_1.0, whole genome shotgun sequence, the proteins below share one genomic window:
- the LOC117957310 gene encoding cortexin domain-containing 1-like: MCTHPSFSKSGGAELARTRRRKENQSSSAHMDQASHPAPQFEVDLDLGFALFFLFVLCFFLLVTVVRCAQTVVDPYGSISTSTYQEEQIT, translated from the coding sequence ATGTGTACACATCCGTCCTTCTCCAAGAGTGGTGGTGCTGAGCTGGCAAGGACAcgaagaagaaaggaaaatcaGTCATCATCAGCCCACATGGACCAGGCTTCTCACCCTGCGCCACAGTTTGAGGTAGACCTGGACCTGGGCTTcgctctcttcttcctcttcgtCCTTTGTTTCTTCCTGCTGGTGACGGTTGTGCGCTGTGCCCAGACTGTAGTGGATCCTTACGGCTCCATCTCTACCTCCACCTACCAGGAAGAGCAGATCAcctga